In Mycteria americana isolate JAX WOST 10 ecotype Jacksonville Zoo and Gardens chromosome Z unlocalized genomic scaffold, USCA_MyAme_1.0 Scaffold_18, whole genome shotgun sequence, the following are encoded in one genomic region:
- the LOC142402953 gene encoding disabled homolog 2-like isoform X3 — MSTEVETTTINSQPEQQAPLKAQPSKKEKKKGPEKTDESLLARFKGDGVRYKAKLIGIDDVPEARGDKMSQDSMMKLKGMAVAARSQGQHKQKIWVNISLSGIKIIDEKTGVIEHEHPVNKVSFIARDVTDNRAFGYICGGEGQHQFFAIKTAQQAEPLVVDLKDLFELIYNMKKKEEEDKKKNGSEALPADQADKLKLGVDQMDLFGAMSTPPDVISPTETKEILLVDLNSEIETKQTFTKEDLFLNGITTSLPEPKPQSPFLPESSFSTNLSFFPTPNPDPFSDDPFAQPDQPALPLFDSLKSDWKKESLSTFTLTALNDLFSSDLFVPTTESLSLTSVAQTGPVPTNPLDLFKTSPTTAPPLAGLGGLPVTSSPWSAQTSAFTQAASVFPVSMMPAQSTGFIQPLAFGTQAVSSWSQPAAFGLAASQTFGLWAQPAQVPSTSWAQPSSAVNPFQSSVFPSSTLLAQTSSVLPSMSTTSPPQPPPRTAPQKELSKRESDAFIALDPLGDREMKDVKEMFKDFQLTKPPAVPARRGEQQSLSEPPKPVPRQTVLLADGLFESQAKTDLFSASSKESQKPPSGPFGDPFGNSFA; from the exons ATGTCTACTGAAGTTGAAACTACTACTATCAACAGCCAGCCTGAGCAACAGGCTCCACTGAAAGCACAgccttcaaagaaggaaaaaaagaaag GGCCAGAAAAGACAGATGAATCTCTCTTAGCCAGATTCAAAGGTGATGGTGTAAGATACAAAGCTAAACTCATTGGCATTGATGATGTcccagaggcaagaggtgacaaAATGAGTCAGGATTCAATGATGAAGCTGAAG GGAATGGCAGTGGCAGCCCGCTCCCAAGGTCAACACAAACAGAAGATCTGGGTGAACATCTCCCTCTCTGGTATCAAGATAATAGATGAGAAAACTGGG GTCATAGAGCATGAGCATCCAGTAAACAAAGTCTCCTTTATTGCTCGGGATGTAACAGATAATCGTGCCTTTGGCTACATTTGCGGAGGAGAAGGCCAGCACCAattttttgcaataaaaacaGCACAACAG GCTGAGCCTCTAGTTGTTGATCTTAAGGACCTCTTTGAGCTAATATATAAtatgaagaagaaggaagaggaagacaagaaaaag AATGGTAGCGAAGCACTACCTGCTGATCAAGCTGACAAACTGAAACTG GGAGTTGACCAGATGGACTTGTTTGGGGCTATGTCAACGCCTCCTGATGTGATCAGTCCCACA GAAACTAAAGAGATTCTGTTAGTGGATCTAAATTCTGAAATTGAGACCAAACAGACTTTTACAAAAGAGGATCTCTTCTTGAATGGCATCACAACCTCTCTTCCAGAACCAAAGCCACAGTCACCCTTCTTGCCTGAGAGTTCTTTCTCTACCAATCTCAGCTTCTTTCCCACACCTAATCCAGACCCTTTCAGTGATGATCCTTTTGCACAGCCAGACCAACCTGCACTGCCTTTATTTGATTCTCTAAAATCTGATTGGAAGAAGGAAAGTCTGAGTACCTTCACACTG actGCATTGAATGACTTATTTAGCTCAGACTTGTTTGTGCCAACTACAGAGAGCCTCAGCTTGACCTCAGTGGCACAGACAGGACCTGTGCCAACTAATCCACTGGACCTCTTCAAAACAAGTCCTACCACAGCACCTCCATTGGCTGGTCTAG GTGGCTTGCCAGTAACTTCATCGCCATGGAGTGCACAGACATCTGCCTTCACTCAGGCTGCATCAGTCTTTCCTGTGTCTATGATGCCTGCTCAGTCTACAGGCTTTATTCAACCACTTGCCTTTGGTACTCAAGCAGTGTCAAGCTGGAGCCAGCCTGCAGCTTTTGGTTTAGCAGCTTCTCAGACCTTTGGTCtctgggcacagccagcacaAGTTCCATCTACTTCATGGGCACAGCCATCCAGTGCTGTAAATCCCTTCCAGAGTAGTGTGTTCCCATCTTCAACACTACTTGCTCAGACCTCATCTGTACTGCCCTCCATGTCAACAACTAGCCCACCTCAGCCACCACCTAGAACTGCACCTCAGAAGGAGCTATCCAAGAGAGAGAGTGATGCTTTTATTGCTCTGGATCCACTTGGTGATAGAGAGATGAAGGATGTCAAGGAAATGTTCAAAGACTTCCAGCTGACAAAGCCACCTGCAGTGCCAgcaaggagaggagagcagcaaagcCTTTCAG AACCACCAAAGCCTGTTCCCCGACAAACTGTGCTGCTAGCTGATGGCCTGTTTGAAAGTCAAGCTAAAACAGACCTTTTCAGTGCCTCATCT AAGGAATCTCAGAAACCACCTTCTGGTCCTTTTGGTGATCCTTTTGGCAACTCATTTGCATAG
- the LOC142402953 gene encoding disabled homolog 2-like isoform X1: MSTEVETTTINSQPEQQAPLKAQPSKKEKKKGPEKTDESLLARFKGDGVRYKAKLIGIDDVPEARGDKMSQDSMMKLKGMAVAARSQGQHKQKIWVNISLSGIKIIDEKTGVIEHEHPVNKVSFIARDVTDNRAFGYICGGEGQHQFFAIKTAQQAEPLVVDLKDLFELIYNMKKKEEEDKKKNGSEALPADQADKLKLGVDQMDLFGAMSTPPDVISPTETKEILLVDLNSEIETKQTFTKEDLFLNGITTSLPEPKPQSPFLPESSFSTNLSFFPTPNPDPFSDDPFAQPDQPALPLFDSLKSDWKKESLSTFTLVGNGASNGDTDYFGKQFDQISNRTGKQEALTNQWLFESKLPAARTPNGIPEREQNGFLKASSNLFVEGPSKGVSLQNGVKLDSESNIQLMLHESITISPPPQSTKPGRGRRSVKTALNDLFSSDLFVPTTESLSLTSVAQTGPVPTNPLDLFKTSPTTAPPLAGLGGLPVTSSPWSAQTSAFTQAASVFPVSMMPAQSTGFIQPLAFGTQAVSSWSQPAAFGLAASQTFGLWAQPAQVPSTSWAQPSSAVNPFQSSVFPSSTLLAQTSSVLPSMSTTSPPQPPPRTAPQKELSKRESDAFIALDPLGDREMKDVKEMFKDFQLTKPPAVPARRGEQQSLSEPPKPVPRQTVLLADGLFESQAKTDLFSASSKESQKPPSGPFGDPFGNSFA, from the exons ATGTCTACTGAAGTTGAAACTACTACTATCAACAGCCAGCCTGAGCAACAGGCTCCACTGAAAGCACAgccttcaaagaaggaaaaaaagaaag GGCCAGAAAAGACAGATGAATCTCTCTTAGCCAGATTCAAAGGTGATGGTGTAAGATACAAAGCTAAACTCATTGGCATTGATGATGTcccagaggcaagaggtgacaaAATGAGTCAGGATTCAATGATGAAGCTGAAG GGAATGGCAGTGGCAGCCCGCTCCCAAGGTCAACACAAACAGAAGATCTGGGTGAACATCTCCCTCTCTGGTATCAAGATAATAGATGAGAAAACTGGG GTCATAGAGCATGAGCATCCAGTAAACAAAGTCTCCTTTATTGCTCGGGATGTAACAGATAATCGTGCCTTTGGCTACATTTGCGGAGGAGAAGGCCAGCACCAattttttgcaataaaaacaGCACAACAG GCTGAGCCTCTAGTTGTTGATCTTAAGGACCTCTTTGAGCTAATATATAAtatgaagaagaaggaagaggaagacaagaaaaag AATGGTAGCGAAGCACTACCTGCTGATCAAGCTGACAAACTGAAACTG GGAGTTGACCAGATGGACTTGTTTGGGGCTATGTCAACGCCTCCTGATGTGATCAGTCCCACA GAAACTAAAGAGATTCTGTTAGTGGATCTAAATTCTGAAATTGAGACCAAACAGACTTTTACAAAAGAGGATCTCTTCTTGAATGGCATCACAACCTCTCTTCCAGAACCAAAGCCACAGTCACCCTTCTTGCCTGAGAGTTCTTTCTCTACCAATCTCAGCTTCTTTCCCACACCTAATCCAGACCCTTTCAGTGATGATCCTTTTGCACAGCCAGACCAACCTGCACTGCCTTTATTTGATTCTCTAAAATCTGATTGGAAGAAGGAAAGTCTGAGTACCTTCACACTGGTGGGTAATGGTGCTTCAAATGGTGATACTGACTACTTTGGTAAACAGTTTGACCAGATTTCTAATAGAACTGGCAAACAAGAAGCACTAACAAACCAGTGGCTGTTTGAGAGTAAGTTGCCTGCAGCAAGAACTCCAAATGGGATACCAGAGAGAGAACAGAATGGCTTTCTTAAAGCCTCATCAAACCTGTTTGTGGAAGGCCCTTCCAAGGGAGTATCTCTGCAGAATGGAGTAAAGCTGGATTCTGAAAGCAATATCCAGCTCATGTTGCATGAGTCTATAACAATTAGCCCACCACCACAAAGTACCAagccaggaagaggaaggaggtctGTCAAG actGCATTGAATGACTTATTTAGCTCAGACTTGTTTGTGCCAACTACAGAGAGCCTCAGCTTGACCTCAGTGGCACAGACAGGACCTGTGCCAACTAATCCACTGGACCTCTTCAAAACAAGTCCTACCACAGCACCTCCATTGGCTGGTCTAG GTGGCTTGCCAGTAACTTCATCGCCATGGAGTGCACAGACATCTGCCTTCACTCAGGCTGCATCAGTCTTTCCTGTGTCTATGATGCCTGCTCAGTCTACAGGCTTTATTCAACCACTTGCCTTTGGTACTCAAGCAGTGTCAAGCTGGAGCCAGCCTGCAGCTTTTGGTTTAGCAGCTTCTCAGACCTTTGGTCtctgggcacagccagcacaAGTTCCATCTACTTCATGGGCACAGCCATCCAGTGCTGTAAATCCCTTCCAGAGTAGTGTGTTCCCATCTTCAACACTACTTGCTCAGACCTCATCTGTACTGCCCTCCATGTCAACAACTAGCCCACCTCAGCCACCACCTAGAACTGCACCTCAGAAGGAGCTATCCAAGAGAGAGAGTGATGCTTTTATTGCTCTGGATCCACTTGGTGATAGAGAGATGAAGGATGTCAAGGAAATGTTCAAAGACTTCCAGCTGACAAAGCCACCTGCAGTGCCAgcaaggagaggagagcagcaaagcCTTTCAG AACCACCAAAGCCTGTTCCCCGACAAACTGTGCTGCTAGCTGATGGCCTGTTTGAAAGTCAAGCTAAAACAGACCTTTTCAGTGCCTCATCT AAGGAATCTCAGAAACCACCTTCTGGTCCTTTTGGTGATCCTTTTGGCAACTCATTTGCATAG
- the LOC142402953 gene encoding disabled homolog 2-like isoform X2, with product MSTEVETTTINSQPEQQAPLKAQPSKKEKKKGPEKTDESLLARFKGDGVRYKAKLIGIDDVPEARGDKMSQDSMMKLKGMAVAARSQGQHKQKIWVNISLSGIKIIDEKTGVIEHEHPVNKVSFIARDVTDNRAFGYICGGEGQHQFFAIKTAQQAEPLVVDLKDLFELIYNMKKKEEEDKKKNGSEALPADQADKLKLGVDQMDLFGAMSTPPDVISPTETKEILLVDLNSEIETKQTFTKEDLFLNGITTSLPEPKPQSPFLPESSFSTNLSFFPTPNPDPFSDDPFAQPDQPALPLFDSLKSDWKKESLSTFTLVGNGASNGDTDYFGKQFDQISNRTGKQEALTNQWLFESKLPAARTPNGIPEREQNGFLKASSNLFVEGPSKGVSLQNGVKLDSESNIQLMLHESITISPPPQSTKPGRGRRSVKTALNDLFSSDLFVPTTESLSLTSVAQTGPVPTNPLDLFKTSPTTAPPLAGLGGLPVTSSPWSAQTSAFTQAASVFPVSMMPAQSTGFIQPLAFGTQAVSSWSQPAAFGLAASQTFGLWAQPAQVPSTSWAQPSSAVNPFQSSVFPSSTLLAQTSSVLPSMSTTSPPQPPPRTAPQKELSKRESDAFIALDPLGDREMKDVKEMFKDFQLTKPPAVPARRGEQQSLSEPPKPVPRQTVLLADGLFESQAKTDLFSASSESQKPPSGPFGDPFGNSFA from the exons ATGTCTACTGAAGTTGAAACTACTACTATCAACAGCCAGCCTGAGCAACAGGCTCCACTGAAAGCACAgccttcaaagaaggaaaaaaagaaag GGCCAGAAAAGACAGATGAATCTCTCTTAGCCAGATTCAAAGGTGATGGTGTAAGATACAAAGCTAAACTCATTGGCATTGATGATGTcccagaggcaagaggtgacaaAATGAGTCAGGATTCAATGATGAAGCTGAAG GGAATGGCAGTGGCAGCCCGCTCCCAAGGTCAACACAAACAGAAGATCTGGGTGAACATCTCCCTCTCTGGTATCAAGATAATAGATGAGAAAACTGGG GTCATAGAGCATGAGCATCCAGTAAACAAAGTCTCCTTTATTGCTCGGGATGTAACAGATAATCGTGCCTTTGGCTACATTTGCGGAGGAGAAGGCCAGCACCAattttttgcaataaaaacaGCACAACAG GCTGAGCCTCTAGTTGTTGATCTTAAGGACCTCTTTGAGCTAATATATAAtatgaagaagaaggaagaggaagacaagaaaaag AATGGTAGCGAAGCACTACCTGCTGATCAAGCTGACAAACTGAAACTG GGAGTTGACCAGATGGACTTGTTTGGGGCTATGTCAACGCCTCCTGATGTGATCAGTCCCACA GAAACTAAAGAGATTCTGTTAGTGGATCTAAATTCTGAAATTGAGACCAAACAGACTTTTACAAAAGAGGATCTCTTCTTGAATGGCATCACAACCTCTCTTCCAGAACCAAAGCCACAGTCACCCTTCTTGCCTGAGAGTTCTTTCTCTACCAATCTCAGCTTCTTTCCCACACCTAATCCAGACCCTTTCAGTGATGATCCTTTTGCACAGCCAGACCAACCTGCACTGCCTTTATTTGATTCTCTAAAATCTGATTGGAAGAAGGAAAGTCTGAGTACCTTCACACTGGTGGGTAATGGTGCTTCAAATGGTGATACTGACTACTTTGGTAAACAGTTTGACCAGATTTCTAATAGAACTGGCAAACAAGAAGCACTAACAAACCAGTGGCTGTTTGAGAGTAAGTTGCCTGCAGCAAGAACTCCAAATGGGATACCAGAGAGAGAACAGAATGGCTTTCTTAAAGCCTCATCAAACCTGTTTGTGGAAGGCCCTTCCAAGGGAGTATCTCTGCAGAATGGAGTAAAGCTGGATTCTGAAAGCAATATCCAGCTCATGTTGCATGAGTCTATAACAATTAGCCCACCACCACAAAGTACCAagccaggaagaggaaggaggtctGTCAAG actGCATTGAATGACTTATTTAGCTCAGACTTGTTTGTGCCAACTACAGAGAGCCTCAGCTTGACCTCAGTGGCACAGACAGGACCTGTGCCAACTAATCCACTGGACCTCTTCAAAACAAGTCCTACCACAGCACCTCCATTGGCTGGTCTAG GTGGCTTGCCAGTAACTTCATCGCCATGGAGTGCACAGACATCTGCCTTCACTCAGGCTGCATCAGTCTTTCCTGTGTCTATGATGCCTGCTCAGTCTACAGGCTTTATTCAACCACTTGCCTTTGGTACTCAAGCAGTGTCAAGCTGGAGCCAGCCTGCAGCTTTTGGTTTAGCAGCTTCTCAGACCTTTGGTCtctgggcacagccagcacaAGTTCCATCTACTTCATGGGCACAGCCATCCAGTGCTGTAAATCCCTTCCAGAGTAGTGTGTTCCCATCTTCAACACTACTTGCTCAGACCTCATCTGTACTGCCCTCCATGTCAACAACTAGCCCACCTCAGCCACCACCTAGAACTGCACCTCAGAAGGAGCTATCCAAGAGAGAGAGTGATGCTTTTATTGCTCTGGATCCACTTGGTGATAGAGAGATGAAGGATGTCAAGGAAATGTTCAAAGACTTCCAGCTGACAAAGCCACCTGCAGTGCCAgcaaggagaggagagcagcaaagcCTTTCAG AACCACCAAAGCCTGTTCCCCGACAAACTGTGCTGCTAGCTGATGGCCTGTTTGAAAGTCAAGCTAAAACAGACCTTTTCAGTGCCTCATCT GAATCTCAGAAACCACCTTCTGGTCCTTTTGGTGATCCTTTTGGCAACTCATTTGCATAG